In Channa argus isolate prfri chromosome 23, Channa argus male v1.0, whole genome shotgun sequence, the following are encoded in one genomic region:
- the ftsj1 gene encoding putative tRNA (cytidine(32)/guanosine(34)-2'-O)-methyltransferase translates to MGRSSKDKRDIYYRLAKEEGWRARSAFKLLQLDQEFNLFTGVNRAVDLCAAPGSWSQVLSRKLRGQEEKAEKGEEVKIVAVDLQAMAPLPGVTQIQGDITKVSTAQEIIRHFEGQPADLVVCDGAPDVTGLHDVDEYIQAQLLLAALNITTHVLKPGGTFVAKIFRGKDVTLLYSQLKIFFSGVTCAKPRSSRNSSIEAFVVCQNYSPPEGYVPNMSNPLLDHSYDVDFNQLDGPNRVIVPFLACGDLSAFDSDRTYPLQLHADKQYQYTPPAQPPICPPYQQACHLRKNNLLSREDALSVGPSQRPEPPAESN, encoded by the exons atGGGTCGTTCCTCCAAAGACAAGCGCGACATTTATTACCGCCTGGCCAAAGAGGAGGGCTGGAGAGCGAGGAGTGCCTTCAAGCTCCTACAGCTTGACCAGGAGTTCAATCTTTTCACAG GTGTGAACAGAGCAGTGGATCTGTGTGCAGCGCCGGGCAGCTGGAGTCAGGTTCTCAGTCGCAAActcag AGGGCAGGAGGAGAAGGCTGAAAAGGGTGAGGAGGTGAAGATTGTGGCAGTGGACTTACAGGCCATGGCCCCTCTACCAGGAGTCACCCAGATCCAGGGAGACATAACcaag GTGTCGACAGCTCAGGAGATAATCCGTCACTTTGAGGGTCAGCCGGCCGACCTTGTGGTGTGTGACGGTGCTCCAGACG ttacTGGCCTCCATGATGTGGACGAGTACATCCAGGCTCAGCTTCTGTTGGCT GCTCTGAACATCACCACTCATGTCCTTAAACCTGGAGGAACATTTGTAGCCAAG ATTTTCAGAGGTAAAGATGTGACGCTGCTTTACTCACAGCTGAAGATCTTCTTCAGTGGTGTCACCTGCGCCAAGCCTCGCAGCAGCAGAAACTCCAGCATCG aggcaTTTGTGGTGTGTCAGAATTACTCGCCTCCTGAGGGTTACGTCCCCAACATGTCCAACCCCCTGCTGGATCACTCCTATG ATGTTGACTTTAACCAGTTAGATGGTCCAAACCGTGTTATCGTTCCATTTTTGGCGTGTGGGGACCTCAGCGCCTTCGACTCAGACAGAACCTACCCTCTGCAG CTGCATGCTGATAAACAGTACCAGTACACTCCCCCTGCCCAGCCGCCCATTTGCCCCCCCTACCAGCAGGCCTGCCACCTCCGCAAAAACAACCTGCTTTCCAGAGAGGACGCTCTGTCTGTTGGCCCCAGTCAGAGGCCAGAACCACCAGCTGAGTCAAACTGA